In the Variovorax sp. S12S4 genome, one interval contains:
- a CDS encoding Bug family tripartite tricarboxylate transporter substrate binding protein, translating into MARTLGDVLSKSLGQSVLVENRPGANGSLAASYVLSQPADGYTLFMAGVSNMAWNPHLYKSLSHQPARDFAGIAVIANTPFVTAVAPSLGVKTLPELIKMAKAEPNRLSYASAGIGNSTHLATELLKSRAGIQMQHVPISGAGGPNALTSVMAGDTPVITTVPVGVVPQVKAGKLIALAVTGDQRLQQLPDVPTFKELGIDMEVPGWYSLVTRTGVPAEVIERLNAEINKALDTAEMKERLNGQMLIGIKSKPADVQLMTKRDSAAWGPIIERLGIAQ; encoded by the coding sequence TTGGCCCGCACGCTTGGCGACGTGCTTTCGAAAAGCCTTGGCCAGAGCGTCTTGGTCGAGAACCGCCCAGGGGCCAACGGGTCGCTCGCTGCAAGCTACGTGCTCTCGCAGCCCGCTGATGGCTACACCCTCTTCATGGCGGGCGTGTCCAACATGGCGTGGAATCCGCACCTCTACAAGTCGCTCTCTCATCAGCCCGCACGCGACTTCGCCGGCATAGCCGTGATCGCCAACACGCCCTTCGTGACGGCGGTCGCGCCCAGCCTGGGCGTCAAGACGCTGCCCGAGCTGATCAAGATGGCCAAGGCCGAGCCGAACCGTCTGAGCTATGCGTCCGCAGGCATCGGCAACTCTACGCATCTTGCGACCGAGCTGCTGAAGTCCCGCGCGGGCATCCAGATGCAGCACGTCCCGATCAGCGGTGCCGGAGGCCCGAATGCTTTGACCAGCGTCATGGCAGGCGACACGCCCGTGATCACGACCGTTCCGGTAGGCGTTGTTCCTCAGGTCAAGGCCGGCAAGCTGATTGCGCTTGCTGTAACCGGTGACCAGCGTCTGCAACAGCTGCCGGACGTCCCCACCTTCAAGGAGCTGGGTATCGATATGGAAGTGCCCGGGTGGTACTCGCTCGTCACTCGCACCGGCGTGCCCGCCGAAGTGATTGAACGTTTGAACGCAGAGATCAACAAGGCGTTGGACACCGCCGAGATGAAAGAGCGCTTGAACGGGCAGATGCTGATTGGCATCAAGTCGAAGCCCGCAGACGTCCAACTTATGACCAAGCGGGACTCGGCGGCATGGGGGCCCATCATCGAACGGCTGGGCATCGCGCAGTAG
- a CDS encoding M24 family metallopeptidase, whose amino-acid sequence MPKLTQAVWRYRYEKMTQLMDELAVDALVFTTADFFQYATNFHTDVQPWERPIFAVIPRQGEGFLVMNELSTNHMRFSKEAQKVWITDVTFYAEHPMVQNRLPLISQLPEVLADRLKRAGLHRARIATDGGSSVLAAAQRLLPDLHVRVATSECRSLRWQKHAEELAVMQAVAELSDWVQDRYRENIKPGRLVQELDFAMASLFVQEAAERFPGEQFEVIRCWTLSGPASASPHGDGASCGARIKEGDVLVNIVIPRLNGLTIENERTWFCGAPDDRKKALWCAARDATAAAVDAAVTGRPVCSIDAAAQAVIERAGFADCIRHRTGHAIGIVHHEYPEDMAFSQRPLLDNEVYSAEPGLYMYGVGGFRLDDTVVVGATPRVLTKTPKSLEYATVG is encoded by the coding sequence ATGCCAAAGTTGACTCAAGCGGTGTGGCGCTACAGGTACGAAAAAATGACACAGCTCATGGACGAGCTTGCTGTGGACGCACTGGTCTTCACGACTGCCGACTTCTTCCAGTACGCGACCAACTTCCACACGGACGTTCAGCCTTGGGAGCGGCCCATCTTTGCGGTCATTCCCCGTCAGGGCGAGGGTTTCCTGGTCATGAACGAGCTTTCGACCAACCACATGCGGTTCTCAAAGGAAGCGCAGAAGGTGTGGATCACGGATGTGACGTTCTACGCCGAGCATCCGATGGTTCAAAACCGCTTGCCGCTCATTTCGCAGCTGCCCGAGGTGTTGGCGGATCGCCTCAAGCGCGCCGGGCTCCACCGCGCACGCATCGCGACCGATGGTGGAAGCAGCGTTCTGGCGGCCGCCCAGCGCCTGCTTCCAGATCTGCACGTCCGCGTGGCGACTTCGGAATGCCGCAGCTTGCGCTGGCAAAAGCACGCGGAAGAGCTTGCCGTGATGCAGGCAGTGGCCGAGCTTTCGGACTGGGTTCAGGACCGCTACCGCGAAAACATCAAGCCCGGCCGCTTGGTCCAGGAGCTCGACTTCGCAATGGCGAGCCTGTTCGTGCAGGAAGCCGCAGAACGCTTTCCTGGTGAGCAGTTCGAAGTGATTCGTTGCTGGACCTTGAGCGGTCCCGCCTCTGCGTCTCCGCACGGCGACGGCGCTTCCTGCGGTGCCCGGATCAAGGAAGGCGATGTGCTGGTAAACATCGTTATCCCACGGCTGAATGGCCTGACGATCGAGAACGAGCGCACGTGGTTCTGCGGTGCCCCGGATGATCGAAAAAAGGCGCTCTGGTGCGCAGCCCGAGACGCCACGGCAGCGGCCGTTGACGCTGCTGTCACGGGCAGGCCGGTGTGCTCCATCGATGCTGCCGCTCAGGCGGTGATCGAACGCGCAGGTTTCGCCGACTGCATTCGCCACCGTACGGGCCATGCCATCGGCATCGTGCACCACGAATACCCCGAAGACATGGCATTCAGCCAACGGCCCTTGCTGGACAACGAGGTCTATTCGGCGGAACCGGGTCTGTACATGTACGGCGTCGGCGGGTTCCGCCTGGACGACACGGTCGTGGTGGGGGCAACACCGCGCGTGCTCACGAAGACCCCGAAATCGCTCGAATACGCAACCGTTGGTTGA
- a CDS encoding TetR/AcrR family transcriptional regulator, translated as MEITESVGTLQKPGRRVRRSHAERSGETRQKLCESALQLLSDVGYERVTTALIAQHAQVSKGAQTHHFPTKVDILAAAFEHLLNGWKERRAILMHRDGKPTLDETLRYLWREVFNRPDYIAAIELMLAARHDEPLRARLQGLLATWTVARDDMFRRIAGLDGDLEKASTFLRLNFCVLRGMALYDTLNISDPNEPVLDLWISMAKRHLAEQS; from the coding sequence ATGGAAATCACAGAATCCGTCGGAACGCTTCAGAAACCCGGACGGCGCGTGCGGCGCAGTCACGCGGAGCGCAGTGGCGAAACCCGCCAGAAGCTTTGCGAGTCGGCGCTGCAGTTGCTCTCGGATGTGGGCTATGAGCGGGTCACAACCGCATTGATTGCTCAGCACGCGCAAGTCTCGAAGGGCGCGCAGACCCACCACTTTCCCACGAAGGTCGACATTCTGGCCGCTGCATTCGAGCATCTGCTGAATGGCTGGAAAGAGCGCAGAGCCATCCTGATGCATCGAGACGGCAAGCCGACCCTGGACGAAACATTGCGCTACCTGTGGCGCGAGGTTTTCAATCGCCCCGACTACATCGCTGCCATCGAACTCATGCTGGCGGCGCGCCACGACGAGCCGCTGCGCGCCAGACTGCAGGGTTTGCTTGCGACGTGGACGGTCGCGCGTGATGACATGTTCCGGCGCATCGCGGGGTTGGACGGCGACCTCGAAAAGGCTTCGACGTTCTTGAGGCTCAATTTTTGCGTGTTGCGAGGGATGGCGCTCTACGACACCTTGAACATTTCTGATCCCAACGAGCCAGTGCTTGATCTTTGGATATCAATGGCAAAGCGGCACCTGGCGGAGCAAAGCTAG
- a CDS encoding LysR family transcriptional regulator codes for MIERAEGLSWARGIKVRHLESFLVLDEAGTLTEAAARLHMTQSAMSHWLAELERVAGTPLMVRGRKVQLTPAGHLLKRLAITVLGDIARTGREMHAVAAGRVPRLNVGSVWAGIAGGLPEAVTAFQQRHADVAVSIHDGLFDDLLKGLDTRAMDAVIGVLDARAHQPQLAHHVLFDDHVSIVIGQGSKHWDSEQPPCFADVLREQWVMPPLGTLTRIQMDAYLIEQQASWLVPKAETASLAMMQALLQKGDYVGVCAESMADHLASLGLLKKIAIDSHIRFGPITVVWNREHISATLMDFIDCLKSHARSLPAAPVQGAANA; via the coding sequence TCTCCTGGGCGCGGGGCATCAAGGTGCGGCATCTGGAGTCGTTCCTGGTTCTCGACGAGGCGGGCACCCTGACGGAGGCGGCGGCACGGCTGCACATGACGCAATCAGCCATGTCGCACTGGCTGGCCGAGCTTGAGCGCGTGGCCGGCACGCCGCTGATGGTGCGCGGGCGCAAGGTGCAGCTGACACCTGCGGGGCATCTTCTCAAGCGGCTGGCCATCACCGTGCTGGGCGACATCGCCCGCACCGGCCGCGAGATGCATGCGGTGGCCGCGGGACGCGTGCCGCGTCTGAACGTGGGCAGCGTCTGGGCAGGCATCGCCGGCGGCCTGCCCGAAGCCGTGACCGCGTTCCAGCAGCGCCATGCCGATGTGGCCGTGTCCATTCACGATGGGCTGTTCGACGACCTGCTCAAGGGCCTGGACACGCGTGCCATGGACGCCGTGATCGGCGTTCTGGATGCAAGGGCGCACCAGCCGCAGCTCGCGCACCACGTGCTCTTCGACGACCACGTGAGCATCGTCATCGGCCAAGGCAGCAAGCACTGGGACAGCGAGCAGCCGCCGTGCTTTGCCGACGTGCTGCGGGAGCAATGGGTGATGCCGCCCCTTGGCACGCTCACTCGCATCCAGATGGATGCCTACCTCATCGAGCAACAAGCATCGTGGCTGGTGCCCAAGGCAGAAACCGCCTCGCTGGCCATGATGCAGGCACTGCTACAAAAGGGCGACTATGTCGGCGTGTGTGCGGAATCCATGGCCGATCACCTGGCCTCACTGGGGCTGCTAAAGAAGATCGCCATTGATTCGCACATCCGCTTCGGGCCGATCACCGTGGTTTGGAATCGCGAGCACATCTCGGCCACCCTGATGGATTTCATCGACTGCCTGAAGTCGCATGCGCGGAGCTTGCCTGCCGCGCCAGTTCAGGGCGCCGCCAACGCTTAG